The DNA window TACGGCGTGCCCACCTCGTCGTGGCGGCGGTAGGCCTTGCCGATGTTGCCGCTGTCCTCGTACAGCACCCGGCCCAGGCCCAGGCCCTGCAGCTCGGCCTTGATGGCCTTGGCCACCGTCGTGATCTCCTCGCGGTTGCGGGCCAGCGGAATCACCGCCACCTTGATCGGAGCCAGATGCGGACGCAACTTGAGGACGATGCGCTCGCTGCCGTTTTCCAGCGTTTCCTTCGTGAAAGCCTCGCTCAGGACGGCCAGCAGCGCGCGGTCCACCCCGGCGGACGGCTCGATCACGAACGGCACCACCGGCTTGTTGGTTTCGGGGTGCGGGATGGTCAGCTTGGCGATGGAGTCGTTGTTCTCGGTGACGGTGGCCACCAGATTCAGCTCGGCCTGCGACTTGGTATGGGACCCCAGATCGTAGTCGCTGCGGTTGGCGATGCCCTCGATTTCTTCAAAACCCAGGGTGGGGTAGTCGTACATCAGGTCGTAGGTGCGCTTGGAGTAGTGCGCGAGGTCCTCGGGCGGCACGTCCAGCAGGGCGATTTTGCTGCGCGGGACGCCCTGGGCCTCCCACCAGCTCAGGCGTTTTTCCAGCCAGTGCTCGTGCCACTGCTCGTCGGTGCCGGGCACACAGAAGAACTCGATTTCCATCTGCTCCAGCTCGCGCACCCGGAAGATGAAGTTGCGCGGCGTGATCTCGTTGCGAAAGGCCTTGCCGATCTGCGCGATGCCGAAGGGCAGGCGGCGGCTGGTCGAGTCCACCACGTTCTTGAAGTTGGTGAAGATGCCCTGGGCGGTTTCGGGGCGCAGGTAGCCGTAGCTCTCTTCATCGGCCACCGGCCCGATGGTGGTCTTGAACATCATGTTGAACGGTTTGGGCTCGGTCCAGTCGCCCACCTCGCCGGAAAAGGCGTCGCGCACGCCCGCCGCCTTCAGAACCTCGGAAGCCTTCGCGGGCTGCGCCACCAGCGCCGCCACCACCGCCGGGAAGTTGGCGGCGTCCTCGCCGATGCCCTGGGCCACCCGCTCGATCA is part of the Deinococcus radiopugnans ATCC 19172 genome and encodes:
- a CDS encoding glycine--tRNA ligase, which produces MPASSMEELVSLCKRRGFIFQGSEIYGGLQGFYDYGPLGVELKNNIKAAWWRSNVYERDDMEGLDSSIIMHRMVLRHSGHEATFADPMVDNKKNNKRYRLDHLVKDQKADVIERVAQGIGEDAANFPAVVAALVAQPAKASEVLKAAGVRDAFSGEVGDWTEPKPFNMMFKTTIGPVADEESYGYLRPETAQGIFTNFKNVVDSTSRRLPFGIAQIGKAFRNEITPRNFIFRVRELEQMEIEFFCVPGTDEQWHEHWLEKRLSWWEAQGVPRSKIALLDVPPEDLAHYSKRTYDLMYDYPTLGFEEIEGIANRSDYDLGSHTKSQAELNLVATVTENNDSIAKLTIPHPETNKPVVPFVIEPSAGVDRALLAVLSEAFTKETLENGSERIVLKLRPHLAPIKVAVIPLARNREEITTVAKAIKAELQGLGLGRVLYEDSGNIGKAYRRHDEVGTPYCVTVDFDTLGLGGGEGKTSDPALKDTVTVRDRDTLAQTRVKISELAGWIREKLN